The window CTGGAGGGCCGAGATTTCATATGTTTGGCAAAGTAACTAGGGGGAAATAGGGAAGACTCTTCACATCGAGTTAAGATTCTGAGTTAAGATTACACTCCCTGAAAGCATTATGGAATTAGATTTTAAAGAAGTTTTggacatgaataagaaacatctgcaaggcttataaaatcatgatggatacGTAAGATGAATAGCAGATAGCTTTTCCCTATGATGGGGGgaatttcaaaactaggaggcatatttttaatgtgaaagaagaaagatttaaaaaggacatgaggggcaatttatttacgcagaggatggttcatgtatggaatgagcttctagAGGAAGTGTGGATGTGGGTAcacttaaaatgtttaaaagacatttagataagtgatAAGaatcatgaataagaaatatttggaaggatatgggccaagctcatgcaggtgggactagtctattttgggattatggcatgcatggactggttggaccgaagggtttgcatgactctatgattctatgatgtggGGAAAAACTGACAGACTGAATTAAATACAGCTCACCCAAAGGACTGGTACAGAGTGACAAatgctttctgtgctgtatgtttttATGATTTTATGCATGTGAAATGAGGAAGTCATCTAAGAATGGCAATCATCTCAAACAGAATAAAAACAAGAGTGATCCTAGTCAGACACTTACCTTAAACAAAGTGATCAGAAATGATGGCTTCAGGAATACAGTGTTTTCCAGAGCCTGCAGATCCTGGAACCACAGAATTAATCCAATCCGATGCAAATAACTCAGTATGTATTCCAGTTGTTCACTGTCAATGTTGTGAAGATTTAACATTTTCTGTAATTCATCGAGTGCTACAGTTCCTGTTTTTAAAAACAGACAACATTAAGAGTCAGTGTCAGTGGAACTTGTATGCCAATCTACGTGGATGAACTGTGTGCCAGTGGGAGTTACTTTTGTGGAACTGTACTCCAGAGTCAGTGCTTATAGAATCTATACCCAAGTGTGAATCTGTGTTGGTGGAACTATATCCCAGAGGGAACCAGAGTCTCTGGAACTATATCCCAATCTGAACTAACATGAGTGGAATTGCACTCTAATAAGAGTGTGTATGCGACTGTAATGTGAGTTATGATGTAAAGTGTGTGATTTAGcatattaatatcatttattttagagtttggattttgaactagtgacGTGTGAGTTTTAGTCAGTGTGCATGCAGTCATTTAATGATTAATTTGTTAGTATTTCTGAAGCATTGATTTATTTTACCAAATGActatgatagagagagagagagttcccagAGTGATAATCGGAATCTTTTTACATTGTGAGACTTTATATGTATAAGGAGTGAACTTTGAAAACCACTAGCTTGCTTtcagtttagaagagtcagaaaaTGATATTTTATCGCCTGAGGAAAACcacttgacttggaaatattttggtGGCAATTTGCCCATGTCTGGTTGGAGGTAAATGAAAAAAATATGGTTTCTGATGAAGAAAGGAGATAGATCAGAACAGTTTTAAAAGATGTTACCTTAGTGTAAGGGTTTCAGTTTGAAAACTACACACTAAAGTGTTTGGTTGGAATCCTGAAGGGATTATGTGcagctgagaaagtctaaatTCAATTGTGTGAGTAATATGTAAGAGAGTATCAAACTTTCAAGGCAGTGAATTATAAGAAACAATTAAGTCAAACTTCTGGATGTGGTAGAAAAGTGACAATCTCTGGTGTTTGAGAAGTATAAAGTGATGGTGTTGGGATAAAAGGGATTGTTATTTTACCAagtgttttgaaatatttcaaactgTAAATAGCTTGGCTTAGTCTATTTTATTTTCACTTATTTTGCGTAATACACTTCTAACTTTTTCTGCAGATTGTAagcttgtgtttcagtgaaatgctgcctcattatatatttttttaaaaaaacaaatttgatctaccaagccagatttcagtctgggagctgacttaagaccataagacataggagtggaagtaaggccattcggcccatcgagtccactccgccattcaatcatggctgatgggtatttcaactccacttaccagcattctccccgtagcccttaattcctcatgacatcaagaatccatcaatctctgccttgaagacatttagcatcccggcctccactgcactctgcagcaatgaattccacaggcccaccactctctggctgaagaaatgtctccgcatttctgttctgaattgaccccatctaattctaaggctgtgtccgcaggtcctagtctcctcgcctaacggaaacaatctcccagcgtccacccttggACTTGTCCAGTGATAGCAAGAGTTGGGATCATAACAATTGGGGATTCTTATCTAATTTGCATTTGCTGGATTTAAGAGGGATCTGCGAGTTTCTTCTTATTATAACAGGGACAAAATGGTTAGAGGCATAAAATAACTGCATATTGTGATGTTTAATGCACAGAATTTGAAGGTGACTGTGAATGTTGCTGCGAGTTTTCTGAAAGTGAAAGATATAACAGTAGCTTGTCTGAATCCTTTGGCTAAAGCCAAATTGAAATGGCTGATAGATAAATCGAAGGTAGAAATAAAAGCAGGATCTCACAAGGGTGAGATGCTCCGTTATTTTGAATTGAAAGAAAGGAAACCTAAAGTTGGAGTGTTCCAGCTGAAATTATCTGAGATAAAGTTAGGAAAGGAAGCATGTGAGTTAAAGGAGAGCGGAAAGCAGACGGTAAGGAAAAGGACACAGAACTAAGGAAATTTGAAATGGAAAGTGAGGAAATtaggaaatcagaaattgatgAGAAAGTAAACCAATCAAAGATGGAAAGTGAGAGAACCAAGAAGTAGGAGATGGAAATAAGAACAATCGAATTCCAAAGAGAACTTTAACGACATGAGTTGGCGAGAGAAAAAGCCTAAGGTGAAGTAGAAAGGACAAGGTGATAGTTCAAAGAATGATTCTGATTCCAATGAAGGACTTGGTTTAACTTAAGGCTCTCTGCTCAGAGACAACATTTCCTGAACATGGAGTCAAAAGTAATTTTACCTCATTTGAGAACGTAGACGGATTGATGAAGTGAAAGAGATATGTTTCAGAGTTTGACAAGTACAGGTATGGCTGTGTACCAAGTGACCATAtcaccataagatataggagcagaattaggccatctggcctattgagtctgctctgccatggctgatcatggctgatgtttctcaaccccattctcctgccttctcttcctaacccttgatccccattAGTAATCAAGAGCCTatttacctctgtcttaaatacacttaatgacttgCTCTCCAGAGCCTTGTGTGACAATGAGgtgcacagattcaccaccctctggctgaagaaattcctcctcatctcagttctaaatggttgcCCCTTCACTCAGAGGCTGTGCCCTTGTGTCTTAGTCTCTActactagtgaaaacatcttctccctatccaccctatccagacAAGAACAGGTATAGGTACTAAAATGGTAGCAGTACAGATCCTGTTTCCTTGGAATGTACTACGAAGGGAGAGATAGTTCTAGATAGCTGCAAAAAATCTTTGTTTAATATTGACAGAGAGAATCAGATCTCTAGAAGTTCTGAGTATTTTGTCTCAAAAGGAGGGTGACTCCTTGTGTTTAGAATCAAGGAGGTAAACCAATAAAGACATTGAGACACCGGTGCAAGTCAGTCACTGTTGCTGGCTAATAATACTATTTGTCTTACAGATGGGTTAATGAATGAGAAAATATTGACTGGATGTGTACATGGAGGTTACAAACCAGTCTCAGATACAGAGTGAGATTAAAGAGTGAATTGGTGAATGGAGACATTATAATAAAAATAATGGAATAAATGCCTATAGAAggaattgattttattttgtaaactgaCCTGGCAGGTTCAAGAATATTAACCTCACCAAGAGTGGTGATGACTGGTAGAGGTAAACTAAAAGGTTGCAGAAGGAATATCCTGTACTGTTCCTCGATTGTGTTGCAACCTAATTTCAGTGCATAGAATtagacagaaagaaaaagagtCTATGAAACAGGTGGatgtttgatttttaaattcagttatcaaatacatttttcaaaaaaattatctCAAAAAGATGAATGTAAAGAGAATCAGACTGATATGTTTAACTCTTCTTTAATAGAAATGCCATCAACAGATTCAGAATTTAAAGAGTTATGTGAAACAGCCTATTCAGAAATTGATTCAGAAACAATACCTGAATGCTATTATTTGGAAGACAAAGAACTAATGGGGAAATGGAGATCAACTCAAATACCAGCCAATGAGGAATGGAAAATGGTCCATGGGTGGTAATTCTATCTAAATATCACAATGAAATGTTACTATGATAAGAGCCTTAGacgaggaaaacacaggctaaaatataGGATGTTTTGTATTGGCCAGGATTACTGAACATGTGGTTAAATTTGGCAGACATGCCACACATGTCAAGTAGTAAAACCTGTGCCTTTACTTCCAATACCAGCTTTTGAAGAACTACCTATCTGGGTCTTTGTAATACTTTATCAATGCAAAATCATCATTTTAGAACAAAACATGCACCAGCACCATTCCAGTGAACAACTCATAGTGACTGAAGGCTATGTAATTGCCTAGTTTTTAGCAAAACCTAGAAAACTTCTATACATCACTGACTGGTAGCAGTTTGTTAATGTCCTGGTTGGAATTAGATGCAAAGTCAGTCTCCCCTGAAGAAAGGAGACAGTTCAGAACCGTTGGGAAATAGGTTACCTCATTGTAAGTAATAGGTTTGAAATCTTCAGACCTGAATTGTTTGGTTAGAACCCTGAagggttatttgaagctgagaaaatctaGTTCAATTATGTGAATAATCACGAAAAAGTTATCAAATTCCCAAAAGTGGTGATAAAAAGAAACAATTGAGCAAACCGATGGATGTGCTAGAGAAGGGTTTCAGTATTTGTGGATACTGTAAATCGATGATGTTGGGATATGGGATTGTCATTTTCCTGTGTGTTTTGAAATCTCCTAACATACAAGTAGTTTAGTTTATTCAATTTGTAttgcataataaacttctgtttgaGTGCTTGTATTTCAGTTAAGTAAAAATAGATAAAATATGATCTATAAAGCCAATGTAAATAAATGTGTGTggaactgtactccagtgagaatCATTACTTTTGGGAGTGCAGAAAGGGGAGAAGTGCTGGAAGAATGAGGAAAGAGCAGGAACTGGTTAGTGCTGGACctattcagaaatgagatgaagagattttttttcttcaaagatggcacatctttggaatgctcCACCTCAGACAGCAGATGATTGAGTGTATTCAAGAACAGAGTTCAATTAGTTTTTGGTACTAAGAGAATTTAGGGATATGGATTATTTCAGACATTGTAGCTGAGATAGAAGAGCCATGATCACAATAATGAGGAGGTTTGCCAGGACAATATGGCAtgtttgaaggactgaatggctttctgctcctattccttatttTCTTATGAATGACTATTGCCAGCATTGAGACTAGATTCAGCGCAGAGTAAAATGAATAATCCTTACCATGAAATGGAACCTTTTCTGTTTCAATCAGTTCAGTAATAACTTTTTCCACTTTCTTGTAAGTGACTGGAAGTGTCCGGATTGCATTTGGGAAAATATCTTTATTCCGAACTGATTCCAGAATCTGCATCCAAGCGTTGATGATTGTATCATATTGAGTGCAGTCAACGGGAATGAGGTCCAGAACCTGCAAGACAATGATCACCAATTCTAGTTCAACCCTGTTCAAATTCTCAATTGCCCAAGAAGAAATGATGGAAGAAGGAATAGAAGGGAATTAAGGGGACAAAGGATGGATGAAAGCAGGGAGGATGGGAACAGAAGGAAGGGAATGAAAGAGGAAAGGAAAATGTGGAGAAAGGAATACAAAGATGGAGGGAAAGTCGAAGAGAGATGGATTGGAGAGAATGAAGAAGTGAAGAAAGGAAGGGAATGAGGAATTAACATTTCCTAATCTACTCAGGTTCAGACAGGATATGCCATATCTTTGTAAAGTGACTGAGGCTGTAGTGGGACCTGAGACTATTATAAAATAAAGTGGACCGAGTAATGTTTGAAtaacaccatctctctctgtctcctcctgttTCTCCCCAAGAGCAGGCAGTGCCAGAAATAGTAATTGCCACTACTTGCTCCATGCCATTGTCTGCCCATTACTGAAGCACCACAATCCGGTGGCCTCAGCGCCAAAGGTCCCAGTCTGGTGTTACCATAGATTTGGTTTGGTCCTGTTTAACTTGATGTGCACAGGTGAAACAAAAGGTTTTCCAAACAATGCAGTGACCCTTTAAATGGTCAGCCTTCCCAACATGAACCTTATTCTACATTATAGAAACATTATTGTCTTCACCTTTAAATTGTACTTGACTAAATCATCCAGTTTATTCACTTGATCTCTGTATAATTCACACTGTGATTTCTTATTTAGTTTTGCCAGACGCTGATTCAAATTCTCGTGTCTTTCAATCAGTATCTCTTTGATCTTCTCTTCAATGTCCTTCTTCTTCATCTGGACCTCATCCTTCTCGCACAGATCCATGTGACTCCCAATAGGAAGTACAATGGAATCTGGGACTCTCATCAAAATATTATTGATCCAGAAACCAACCAGCTCCTTGAAGGAATCCTTGTCATCCATCTTATACCTGGAGGAAGATAACTAGCGTCACTTAAAGACAAAATGAGAGCCAAGTGCGCAACTCAGGAAGCTTGTTTATCTCATCAATGTTAGCACAGAAGCTGCCGTGTGATATTAATCTCGATAGGGGTTTGGTCCTCCCAAGATAAATAAGAAAACCTCCAGAATATTCATCCAACCTCACAGctccatttttcagcccatttacAATCAACATTAATATCCATGTCATTGCCCAAACCTTGGCATTTGAGGTGCTGGGGATTGTTTGATCTTCCAAGTCTGTGATGATCCTTTAATTCCCAATACCAATCCAAGCCTGAGATTTATCCAGGCTCTTGCAGAAAGGTCAAGTCAGTGTGTCTTCACTGACAGTAAATCAGCTGAAAATAAACATGTTTGGGTCAATCCTTTTCTGTCATCAAAGTACCTGTGAGCAGAGAGAAGTTTGCTTTTTGGATATACTGATTATATTAGAGATTATACTGAATTTTTGGAGTCACAGTTTGTTTAAAGTCTCGATGAAATTATTTACTAACAATGCAATAATGACAACTACATTGGGATACTGGGATAGGGGGACATTGGGACAGGGACACACTAGGACGGGGTCACAGGGATAGGGGTTATTGGGACAGGGTCACACTGGGACAGGGGCCATTgggacagggacacactgggacaGGGTAACAGGGACAGGGGTCATTGGGACTGGGGCACACTGGGACTGGGTAACAGGGACAGGAGCCATTGGGACAGGTGAAACAGGGGACAGAGGTATAACGTTACAAGTTTAAATGGGAATATCTCTCTGAAAACCAATgtaatattaaagggttaaactgcagagagtgaacattctggaagtgggtggggaCGACATTCAGGCACGAATGCGAATTACCCATATCTCAATTAGACAGTCATTTTCTACTACTCCCCCTACTATTATCAAACTAAACTATCATTCAAGCTCTTCCATTCAGAATTATTTTCCAGCCACCCCCTGAAGCAAGCATATTACACCTGCATTGCcttgggaaattgtttccataaCGATTGCCCAGGATTATGGCATTTACATTATCTCTGAAGATGATCTCATCTTACCATTGTAGCTGGGGTaacatgtgactgtgagggagtgactgggggttgtcttgagtggcatgtgactatgggggagtggccagagtatctgggagcattaccaactgacctcTATCAAGGGGATGTATTTTCTTTGTTCGGGGCCTCACTTTGACTCGACATTGCACGCCTGCGAAGAGGGTCAAGGTGGGTCACCACTTCAACTGTTTGCAGAGGTCGGTGTGTGCAAATTGCATCTTGTGAGCAAAACCTCGGGAAAAGAACCTAACATATGGTGGTAGCACTGGGATTCTAACATTCACAGAGCTTCCAGGTGGACTGAATAAGCGATCATCTGAGTATTGGTTGCGTGAGATGGATGGAACCACAAGGTAAGATTCAccttgatctctccctctctaaacGTAACACTCAATCAACCCCTCATCTCCTGGGACTCGGTGGTGACAGAATCTTTGGAGGTAACTCGAACCCTTGCACACTAATGAGTCACTTTGCGCAAAAAGGGTTAaattggggttagagtccccatGGTTAATTCGGAGTTAGAATCCCCAGAGTTAAGTCGGGGTTAGAATCCCCAGAGTTAAAAAGGGGGTTAGAGTCTCCAGGATTAAAAAGTGGGTTAGAGTCTCCAGGGTTAAAAGAGGGGTTAGAGTCTCCAGGATTAAAAAGGGGGTTAGAGTCTCCAAGGTTAAAAGGGGGGTGAGAGTCCCAGTGAGAAGTAAAGTGAGAAAGGATGTTCAAGTCCTCTACAGACACAAGGTTTGAAGCTGCAGAACAAAGTTAGAATTTGGTACTTCTTAAAATTGTTGCCTTTGTCCCCCACACGTTCCCTTAGAAGTACTCTTAGACAACATAGTATCACCAGGAGAAGGGGGAGAAAGTGGAGCTGGTCCACTTGGGTCCCGACAGTAAAGTACATTAACTGCTGCAGAAGCTTTGTCTGGGTTTTGTGCCGTGGACTCGACTCTGGGGGAATGGAGTGGCATGGACTGCAGCGCCACGCGGTCCGCTGGCAGGCTTTTCTCTTTTAGCGGGTGTGATTTCATCAGGAGGGTACAGCTGGTCTTTCTTTTCTTCGTGGCCTTGTCTGATGGTGGGGTGGTGTTCCTCAGTCTAGTTTCCACTGAGGTGAGGACGTTTTAGTGATCTTTTTGCACACACCAACTTCTACAAACAGTTAAAGTGGTGACCCTGTTTGACTCTCTTCGCAGGTGTGCGAAGTCAAGTCAAAGTGAGGCCCTGAACAAAGAAATCCCCTTTAAACAGGTCAGTTGGTAATACTCACAGATACTCTGACCACTCCTCCATAGttacatgccactcaagacaacccCCAGTCACTCCCCTACAGTCACGTTAACCcaggtacaatggtaggatgagaTGATCTTCAGAGATAATGTAAATGCCCTAAGCCTGGGGAATCATTATGGAAATGATTTCCTGACTCACTGATTCTCCAAGACAATGCAGATGCGGCATACATAGCTTCAGGGGATGGCTAGAAAGCAATTCTGAATGGACAAGATTGAATGATAGTTTAATTTGATGGTAGTAGGAGGAGGAGTAGCAAATAACTTGTCTAATTGGAATGGCGCTCACTtgcattcctgcatgaatgttgtccccacccatttccagaaTGTTCATTCAGAGCACTTTAActctttaatattacattaaGATCCAGAGAGATACtcccatttaatcttttaacgttacacagggacaggggggacacagggacagggggataTTGGGATAGTGGGTCATAGGGACAGGGGATATTGGGACAGGGGCATATTGGGACGGGGGATATAGGGACAGGGGACACAGGACAGGGGCATATTGGGATGGGGGACATAGGGAcaggggacacagggacaggggcaTATTGGGACAGGAGGACACAGGGATAGGGGGATATTGGGATGGGGGATATTGAGACAGGGGGATATTGGGATAGTGGGTCACAGGGACGGGGGATATTGGGACAGGTGGATATTGGGACAGGGGGACATTGGAACAAGGCGATATTGGGACAggagacacaggaacagggggaTATTAGGATGGGGGGACACTGGGATAGGGACACAGGGACGGGGGATATTGGGAAGGGGACATTGGAACAAGGCGATATTGGGacaggagacacagagacaggggCACACTGGAACAGTGGGGCACTGGGACAAGGCATAGGGACAGGGGGATATTGGAacagggacacactgggacaGGGGGATATTGGAACTGGGGATATTGAGACAGAGGGATATTGGGACAGAGGGATATTGGGACATTGTAACATTAGGACATGGAAACCATATGATATTGTGATACTAAGATATTTTGACACTAGTGTTTGGACCCTATCAAAAATATGAACAGCATGGAGTGAAAAACATTCAAATGGAATTTGTTCATCTTAttttagacacagggagaaggaaaCAATGAAGAGAATGAAAGGAAGGCAATAAGAGATGGAGGGAAAGAATGAAAGTAAACTAATTAGGGTATTTTTTTAAAtaggagaaaaggaagagaatgTAAGCTGGAGTGAATAAAGCAATCCAGCAAAAGACAGGGAGAGGaataaaacagaaagaaagaaagagatgaAAGGGGTGATGAAGAAAGAATGAACAAAGGATCTCCAGATACTGATTCACATCAGGAGATTTGGTTGATCTGCTTCCCCTTGCTCCAGTGATTCAGTTAACTGTAGttccacaaatgaagctgatGCATTGTGGATCTTTAATGCTTGCTGTCATGCACCGAGCTGTGTTCACTCAGTGAGACACTGGGCTGCTGAAAAATACTTTTTACAAAGGAAGCATTGTGATTAAATCAACACTCGAAGCAGATCAGGCATCTCCCAATCTCAAGAATAAAAGTGAAATACTGCCggtcctggaaatctgaaacaaacacctGGAATGACAAATAGACTGCAGAGGAGTCACATGGGACTTCAGACAtcaatgctgtttctctctctaccaaAGCTGCTATGTTTCTGCAGGATTTCTCTGTGTTTGTTCCTGATCTCTTGATCCTAGCCGTCTGCTCACCTGTGCAAGTCAATAACAAGCACAACCAGGGCTTGTGGTGTGATGAAGACATGGTGAGTCAGATAATACTCCAGCTGCCCAGCGAAATCCCAGCACAGGAAGGAGAAGTCTTCCATTTGAAACTCGCTGATCTCAATCCCAATTGTCCTGTCCTTCTCTGCAATTGTCACCAATTCCCGCTTGGTCAAACTTTTACACAGAGTTGACTTGCCCGCCATGGATGCGCCCAGAAACATGGTCTTGACCCGCTTGTCGTTCAACGACTCGTTGTTTTGGAGTTGTTTGAAATAACTGCGGATATGCTGCAGGCCTCCAGCACAGACTTCATCAGGGGGCTCTCGAAGTGGGTTTGCACGGGCACTGAATCTCCTGAGAGAGCAGCCTTCAAACAGCTCAGGAGGCAGTTCACACAACTTGTTATTTTCAATGTAAAATTCCTCCAGTTTTCCTAACTTGGCAAGTGCTTTGGGAAGTTTCTTGATAAGGTTGTGAGACAGGTTGAGGTACTGCAGCTCAGTGCAACAGGTAAGATCTCCCGGGATGTCACTGAGCCGATTGTTGTTGAGTTTAAGCTGCTTCAGAAGTGGGAGGTAGGAGAAAATCTCTGCTGGGATCTGCGAGATTTTGTTCTGGTTTAAATGCAGCTTTTCAAGATATCGCAGTGAGCCGATCTCTGAGGGGAAATCCACCAGCTCATTCTTAGACAGGATGAGGGTCTTCAGATTCCTCAACTTCGAAACGTCTGTTATATTCTTCAGTCTGTTGCGGTCTAGATTGAGATGGTCGATCTGAGGGTTCTGCAAGATCTCCAAAGGTAAAACTTTCAGACGCTTCATGGATAGGTCCACATCTCGATCTTGGGTTTGCTCAGTTGCCTGGTTTTGCTCTGAAAGACAAACACACTTTCAAAAAATGCATTCAAAACTTGAGAATTAGAAAATCTCAGTGATATATTCCTGAACAATTGCTGTACCCtgatttattttaaatagatATATAAAAGATCGATGAGTCATGCTACAAAAATAAGGGTAGTGTCATCTTTCCTGGCTGGACAGAGTTTGGGTTTAACTGAGTAAGTCTTTGTGCAGCATCCCAACCACTTAACACATTACTGACAACCACCATCCGATAGAAATATGTTAATCAGGGGAGTGTAAAtcctggagtgtgtgtgtgtgtttgtgtgcatgtgtgtacatCCGGGGAGGGTAAATTAAGAACGTATGCCTAAATGAGGGATGGGATGGTTTAATTCAGCAGAGTATAAT is drawn from Hemiscyllium ocellatum isolate sHemOce1 chromosome 18, sHemOce1.pat.X.cur, whole genome shotgun sequence and contains these coding sequences:
- the si:ch211-210p4.6 gene encoding malignant fibrous histiocytoma-amplified sequence 1 is translated as MKRLKVLPLEILQNPQIDHLNLDRNRLKNITDVSKLRNLKTLILSKNELVDFPSEIGSLRYLEKLHLNQNKISQIPAEIFSYLPLLKQLKLNNNRLSDIPGDLTCCTELQYLNLSHNLIKKLPKALAKLGKLEEFYIENNKLCELPPELFEGCSLRRFSARANPLREPPDEVCAGGLQHIRSYFKQLQNNESLNDKRVKTMFLGASMAGKSTLCKSLTKRELVTIAEKDRTIGIEISEFQMEDFSFLCWDFAGQLEYYLTHHVFITPQALVVLVIDLHRYKMDDKDSFKELVGFWINNILMRVPDSIVLPIGSHMDLCEKDEVQMKKKDIEEKIKEILIERHENLNQRLAKLNKKSQCELYRDQVNKLDDLVKYNLKVLDLIPVDCTQYDTIINAWMQILESVRNKDIFPNAIRTLPVTYKKVEKVITELIETEKVPFHGTVALDELQKMLNLHNIDSEQLEYILSYLHRIGLILWFQDLQALENTVFLKPSFLITLFKMIVRHDLLNQLNNIPARTLKKESAVKPDQQKWIFDFQTKATLHLKAIIVLVKHQLRLNGNKDLHEITEDLIGDEKEKGKLFQILEYFDICLSSKPQALNPDAREFRPGSQWLPPDNAPPLTYLFPSYLTDAKVVSNQWNEDSDEDLHVRAFFLPEIPQGFFHRVTIKLCNFIYSHWVGKERCLVICNGRKLLLKEHNEEANSYIEFRCKEKGEENDFEGRWCLIMMAIQKVKKVLEDWPGLHYSLKTPCRNPSCRHYFDWPDLDEKDRDIEQFWEEKIKTCENCGEDFPANLLFCTGQSSQGSNGTTKAADSFVNQQTIQNTYNVTGNYVSGSCSVNINEQEFH